CTTTCCAGCGCCTTCTGGTTCAGAAGGCGAGGTTTTACGGGGTTCCGGTGATTTTTGTGGGTCCGCAGAACACGTCCCGGGCGTGTCCGGTATGCGGCAAGGTGGGTGAAAGGCTAAGGGGACACGTCCTGACGTGCCCTTGCGGGGTGAGGATGAGCCGTCACGCGGCGGCGGCGGTGAACATCGCCCGCAGGGGGGTGGAATTCCTCGGGGGCTTGGGCCTTCGAGGCAGGGGTCGGTGGGCAACCCCGGTGGCCGGTCCTCTGGCCTCGGGCTAAAACCCAAGGCCACAACCGGAATACCCAGGAAACAACGTAAGTCCTAAAGAGGACAAGATGGCTCGCGTGCGATGCTATGCCGGCTCAACCTATCCGGAGCGCCCGGAGGCGTTTGAATGGGAGGGGGCGGAAAAACAGGTCGACCGGATCCTGCAGCGGTGGCGGACCCCT
The window above is part of the Thermoflexus hugenholtzii JAD2 genome. Proteins encoded here:
- a CDS encoding zinc ribbon domain-containing protein — protein: MGPQNTSRACPVCGKVGERLRGHVLTCPCGVRMSRHAAAAVNIARRGVEFLGGLGLRGRGRWATPVAGPLASG